TCAATGGTGGTAGCCGGCCTAGGAGCTTCTGGCATAGCTAGATTCGATACAAAAGATCCTAACGCGATAACACCGATGATCATGACCACACTACTCCCCGAATCGCTTGTTGTAGCCCTAGCCCTCGCCGTGTGGGCCGCGGCTCTATCAACACTCGACTCGATCCTCCTAACACTAGCATCTATAATAGACATTGATATCATGGGGAGGGGTGATCTGACCTCCTCCCCGCCCTGAAGGGTGAGGGTTCCCCCTAGGGCGGGGAGGTTTGGGCTACATCCCAGGCTCTCGCCTGGTTTAGCCTCTCGCCTGGTCTTAGGCGTGTTACCCCTACCCCGTATAGTGCGGGGCTCGGGGTTATGGCCTTCTTTTTAGCTAGTATGTTGAATGCTCCTACGAGGTCTGCGTTGAATGCGATGTTATGCTTGTAGCATTTGAGTAGCCCTCTTGATATTCTCTCGTGATTCTCTATAGTTCTGCATATTGGGCATGTTCTCGAGGTGTTTTCCTCATCAACATGCTCAACCTCTATCCCGTATTCCTCAGCAACATCTCTAAGCCTTCTCAATAGATATCCATAGCTCCATATATGGACGATCTCAAAGTTAACCTTAGAACCCTTATTAGGCTCTTGAGAAGCATATTTCGGATGACCAATAAATATTCTTTTAACACCTTCATTATATAGCCATTCTATTGTGTTCCTCACAGCCCAGTCAATATAGCTTTTGATCTGTTTCCTCCACCTCTTATACATCCTCCCAAGCCTCTTAGAAGACCTAAGACCATATCTATTCAAGGTGCTTTGATAGCTAGAGATCTTATCCCTCCAGTAGAAGCTAATAGCCTTCAAAGGCCTCCCATTAACCAATAAGGCAGACCCATCATCAACATAGACGGCTAAGAGGTTATTGATGCCTATATCAATGCCAGCCTCTTTATCTCCATTAAGCTTAAGTGGGATCCTAAAGCTACTACCCCTGATCACCTTTCTATCAACCTCATATGATACGTATATATACCATTTCTCCTCATCATGGTCGTAGTGTATCTCAGCCCTACCCTGCCTCCCAGCTATATGTATCTTCCCAGAGTATCTAACCCTTATAGATCCAATAGCACCTAAGCCCTTTATCACGATATATCCACCATCAACCCTATATTGATCATTTCTAAGGACACTCCACAATATTCTGATCTTCCCCCTCTTCCTATAACCAGGCGGATTAACCCTTGTTATAAATGGTGGTAGCCTACCCTCCCTCTTAGCCTTCAAAGATGAGAGGAAGCCTCTCCAAGCCTCATCGTTCTTATTCAGAACCTGCTGTGTTGTTGCAGACCCGATTAGCTTCTTATACCTCTCGTAGAACTCCTTATATGTTTGCTTAAGATCTACTCTTTTGGTTTCGAAGAACATTCTCCTCCTAGCATAGTTAACCTCGTTCCAGAGCTTCGAAGATATATCACATAGTTTCCTCAGCCCCTCCTCAGCCACCTCATCTGGCAGTAGTCTCAGCATCACAGCTCTGATCAAGATATCACGCTCGGCCCCTGCGGGCATAGAGATAGGAGTGTTATAGCAGATGGAGTTAGCCCGCCGAGGCCCAAAAGGATTATGGAGCAAAGCTTATAAGCATTTCGCCATCCCCGCCCTAAAGAGGCGAGGCTTTCAGTTGTAATACTATATATTATAAGGAGTTTTGTATATGGCCATCCGCTGGATTATCCAGCAATGGCTGCTCTAGCCATCACCTTGATTCTTTCATTAGCTATATATATGAGAAGCAGATCTACTGGATCAGAGGTACAGGAATGAGTCGGTGGGAAAAGGAGTAATAGTATCATAGCTATTCTAACATGTACTATGGATCGAATATATGGCTTTATAGCCTCCCTAGGATAAAACATCTGGATGTGAGTATATTTGTCTGGAAGAATTGTTATAGGGACTGATGATGGTTTATATGAGCTCAGGGAGGGGAGGATATATAGGATATGTTGTGAGGGATATACTATCTATGATGCTAAGATATATAATGATGAACTCTATATATGTTCCAGCGATGCAGGTGTTCTAAGGATCCTTGGTGATAGGGTTATAAGGGTTATTGATGCACCCTGCTGGAGGCTATACGTATGGAATGATCTATTGGTAGCATCTGTAGAGGGGCCTATGCTATATATCGTTAGAGAGGATAATGCAGAGCTTCTAGCTGATTACAGAGTATATGCTAGCAAGCTAGGCTGGTGGTTTCCCCATGGGCCTCCACATATCACCGATATATCTATTTTTATGGATAGATTTGCGGCATCTGTCGAGGTTGGCAATATACTGGCTGGACATGATCTCTCATCAATGGCTCCCCTAGACTTTAGCCATGATCAACATAACCTGCTATCCCTAGAGAGAAGGCTTCTCATAGCCACTGCTTCAGGAGTATATTACACAGAGGATCTCAATAGCTTTGTATTATCAAGCGGATCTGACGGCTATTTCCACGCACTAGAGTCATGCGGATCAAAGGTTGCTGGACATGTAATGAGTACCGAGCCTCTGAGGATATCCGAGGATCATGGTAGAACATGGATTAAAATAGGGTTGAGGCTCCCGCCACCGACATATGGAACAACAGGGATAGTATGCATCGATGATAGTAAATTAATATATTCAACAACAGAGGTATATGAAATAGATCTAGATAGAGTCGATGCAAAGAAGATCGTAAATACCATCCCAATGACTAGACGAATTACTAAGCTTCCATTTAAAGATTAGAAGCTATTAGTGTTTGACTCTAAAATTTTAATACGTTAGCTAGGAAACACCTAGGATCTTTGGTATCATAGCTACACCTAGTTATTTTCTAGAAGTTGTTTTGATCAACCTATATATTAGCTCTTGATGTAATGATATGGGGCCCATAGCTGTGGGTAGGAGAAAGGGTAAAAAGTTCATATATTATTTAATAGCATCTATATCTCTAATTATACTTTTAACCCAGTATATATCATTCCAAACCCTATCTGAATTCATAGCTAGAGAGAATACCATTAGACTCCTCGCCTCTAGACCCGATTGCTCCTCACTTCCCAAGAGGGCTTTAATAGCTGATAGCCTGTCTCTAGATTATCCAAATGAGCCCCTTATCCAGAGACTCTCAGATCTTCTCAGGAGGGCTGGATATTCTGTCGATATTAAAAGGGGTGTGGAGGTCACTCCGGAGCTCTATTCGAGGTTAAATGAATATTCAATAGTTATCTTGAGGACACATGGGGGGAAGGCTGATGTGGTTGTTGGGGGTAGGGATATAAGGTTCAACGGTCTTTTCACAGGCCTTGAGTGGAGGGATGAGTATATGGGGTTCAAGCTGAATGGCACCGCCACTAGGGCCTTTCCATATAACTCTACCAAGGCCTATCTAGCTGTGCTCCCGAAGTTCTTCTATGAAAAGCTTGGAGGACTATTCTGCAGGGGTTCCGTTGTTATAGCTGCAAGCTGCTTCTCACTCTATACCAGGGATATTGCAGATGTACTTGCATTGAAGGGACTAACATATTATATAGGATTCGAGAGTGTAGTGAGAGTCGATTATATGGATAAAGCATTAGAGAAGATCCTAAGCCTAGTCCTCACAGAAAACTATACATGGGAAGATGCAGCTAACAAAGTGCTCGAGGAGCTAGGACCAGATCCCGTTGTTGGGGAATATATGAAGGTAATACACTACAGCGGGCCCTAACAATCCCCTATCCCTCGAAAACCATCCCTCTAGACAATAGCTGGCGTCTCTTCGCTTGTTATTTTCTATTAAGGGTAGGATATAGGTTAGGGCTATCTTGAATGAGTAGAGGACAAGTACATAGTTGGGCGATGAAACCTGTCTAAGCGTTTCCCCTCTCACGATACTTCTAGTTATTTTTCCCTAGCTTTACTTCTGTGATTAGAGCTAGCCCTCTATGCGGATTCAATAGCTTCTCCTACACCTTATGGGACTCCTAAATGTGGAGAGGTATCTCAAACCCAATATTAATAACTCCGATCACACCTCTATCCATGATTAAACCATTGCCTAGTCTTTCCAGTCTTAGCTATATCCTTATTACTTTTACCTCTCTACCCCTTTCAACACTATGTGAATCGCAGAGGGCATATTAATCTTAATAGGCTTCCTGTCAAACAGATCTCTAGAGGAGGAGTAGGCTTCGGATTCCTTAACAATATGTTAGGTTTACTGTTCAATATCTCTCCAAATTTTGAGACGCACCACTGGTGGATCCTATGCCTCAGATTCTTACCAGCTTTGTTAGCTATTCTATTCTTATCCTTATGAGCGTTTCCAATAACTACGAATGCGTTATATCTTCTAGCGATCTCCTCGATAATCCCGGCGGTTTTATATATGATGTCCTCTTTCCTCTCTCTCAGAGCTTTTAAGTGCTTTCCTAACCTATCTATCCCTACTAGTAGATCTACCCATAGTTATCCTTATTCCTCTTCTGAGTATGCTATAGCTATTTTACCAATACTAGCCTCGATTCTATAGATTTCATGTAGCTTTCTATTAATTAAAACGGCTAGAGTAATGTTATTCTCATTGACATCTGCTGTAACAACGTTATCTGGATCATACTATATCTTGAACTCTTTTGTTGGAGGTAGATATATATGATAGATATATGGATCTTCCAACTAACCAGTTTCAACATCAGCTCGCTAGATGGATTCCAACCACTACAGAGGTATCTATGTAGCTCTCCCTATGCCTCTGGTGTTCATATATCTGTATACGATATATGTATACGGTGGTGTCTATGAGTGTTGTTATTAGTGTTAGAGTTCGTGAGGAGGTTAAGAGATTGTTAGAGGAGAGTGGAATTGATATAGGAGAGGAGGTTAGGAGGTTTTTAGAGGAGCTTGCTTGGAAGGTGAAGATAAGAAGATATATTGAGAAGTGGGATGCTATTCTAGCAAATGTTATACCCAGTGAAAAGGGATTTTCAGAGGCATCGGTGAGGGAGGATCGTGAGAGTCATTGACCCATCTTCATTAATCAAGTACTTCTCCCGTGAGGAGGGGTGGGATAGGGTTAGGGATCTAATGAGAGATGGGGTTATAACCCTAGATCTAGCGGTTAAGGAGGTTGCAAACGCTCTATGGAAAAAAGTTCTGACCTCCTCCCCGCTCTGAAGGGTGAGGGTTCCCCCTAGGGCGGGGAGGTTTGGGCTACATCCCAAGCTCTCGCCTGGTTTAGCCCTGGGCCGGGTCTCCGGCCGGTTACCCCTATCCCCTCTCGGGGACTCGGGGCTATTGTTGCTAGCCCCCATCTATGATCATCCGGGGGCTTGGCTGCCATGCTTAATCGCATCATCATCTAGCTATTGTACTTACATCAAAGATTATAAGCATTAACAACATCCCCGCCCTAAAGAGCGAGGCTTTCAGTTGTAAAGGGAGAGATGGAGTATAAGATAGCAGCTGAGATCCTAAGGGATATCGTTGAGGGCACGTCCTTTCCAGTGGAGAAACATGATGGCTATATCCTCGAAGCATTTAAAATAGCATGTGAGAATAGGATCACAATATATGATTCGCTATTCATAGCCCTAGCAAAGGTGAAGAACCTCGAGATCATGTATCTGAAAAGTCTTGTTCTTTTCAGGATAGGGGGTTAGTAGCTATATATCCTTCCTTTGTGGTGTGGAGGATCAGACTAATAGGGCTTTAACACCTAACTTCCTAGCTATCTCTACCTGCTTTCTATTGCTTGTTAATTATAAATGCCCTTTAGCTACACAGCTGGCTACAAAGCTTATAAGCATCAGATTATAGGGGTTTGATATATATGGCATTTGCATATCTCATAGCACTAAGGGCTGAACATAATTAATATCAACAACCATAAACATATATGAAACTAAAAACAGCAACCTAAGGCTATGATTTAGGTATGATCGTTTGTTTTGGCCTGTTTAGCACCTTCTCCATCCTTATAGACTGGTGATATAAAATAGTTGGCAAACCTCGCCTTTGAAGGCGGGGTTAGATTTTTAAGCCCCCAATCTATTCACTAGTTAGTAGCCCCCAT
The Sulfolobales archaeon genome window above contains:
- a CDS encoding transposase, producing the protein MIRAVMLRLLPDEVAEEGLRKLCDISSKLWNEVNYARRRMFFETKRVDLKQTYKEFYERYKKLIGSATTQQVLNKNDEAWRGFLSSLKAKREGRLPPFITRVNPPGYRKRGKIRILWSVLRNDQYRVDGGYIVIKGLGAIGSIRVRYSGKIHIAGRQGRAEIHYDHDEEKWYIYVSYEVDRKVIRGSSFRIPLKLNGDKEAGIDIGINNLLAVYVDDGSALLVNGRPLKAISFYWRDKISSYQSTLNRYGLRSSKRLGRMYKRWRKQIKSYIDWAVRNTIEWLYNEGVKRIFIGHPKYASQEPNKGSKVNFEIVHIWSYGYLLRRLRDVAEEYGIEVEHVDEENTSRTCPICRTIENHERISRGLLKCYKHNIAFNADLVGAFNILAKKKAITPSPALYGVGVTRLRPGERLNQARAWDVAQTSPP
- a CDS encoding VapB-type antitoxin, with amino-acid sequence MSVVISVRVREEVKRLLEESGIDIGEEVRRFLEELAWKVKIRRYIEKWDAILANVIPSEKGFSEASVREDRESH
- a CDS encoding type II toxin-antitoxin system VapC family toxin, whose protein sequence is MRVIDPSSLIKYFSREEGWDRVRDLMRDGVITLDLAVKEVANALWKKVLTSSPL